A single Lactuca sativa cultivar Salinas chromosome 8, Lsat_Salinas_v11, whole genome shotgun sequence DNA region contains:
- the LOC111911272 gene encoding nuclear-pore anchor encodes MPLFLSDEEYARCSHDPSLIAQKADAYIRELYNQLETEKAQYDASSITAEQTCSILEQKYVSLKSEFTTLQSQHSQLNSTLEERVSELAQLQADKHQIYLQSIGKDGEIERLSLEASELQKSKSQLLQMIEHKDLEINEKNSSIKGYLDKIVSLTDNTSSKESRTRELEAELARAHTSLARLTQEKELVERHNVWLNDELTTKVNNLLELRKTHNELEADMSSKLAELERNYNDTRTSLKWKDDRVKELESKLEALQEELCLSKDTAASTEERLSAELSTVNKLVELYKENSDEWSKKAGELEGVIKALETHANQVEKDYKEKLEKETSARKEFESEVSNLKAKLEKLEAELENSRNSDQFNLLQMTTFNPNSYKDSMENDNNLMIVPSIPAGISGTALAASLLRDGWSLVKMYEKYQEAVDALRHEQLGRKQAESILKRVLHEIEEKAEVILDERAEHERMVEAYDMLNEKLQHSLSEQTLLERTLQELKAEIRRHERDYNLAQKENKDLQREVTVLLKECRDIQLRCSSVNYNSAIEDTSQLVDQDGDSVLSERLLTFKDINGLVEQNVQLRGLVRLLTEQIESKEMELKEQFEKEFQKHNKETASKVDAVLARAEEQAGMIESLHTSVAMYKKLYEEEHKRHLLPLESPDTTHMERRSNVTLFLEGSNDASKRAQDRAYEKIKALEEELSVLRGEIITLKSQRDKSALEATFAHEKLERFMKDFEHQREETNGVLARNVEFSQLIIDYQRKIREASESLHTAEDLSRKLNMEVSVVKREKEILINSEKRAFEEVRQLSERVHQLQATLNTVQTTEEVKEEARSAERMREGDYVKRTEREWADAKKELQEERDNVRKLTLEHDSAMRTAMQRIEEMGKELANALHAVADANAKAAAAEERLLKFEKTKSSEANDENAPTQEDEMRVLKEEIEKLRVEAKTNKDHMLQYKSIAQVNEAALKQMEASHENFKVEAEKLKKSLEEEILSLKEEVNRLQEGYNLKAKEAASASVSQEEALVNTLSEISKLRDECTAKNLCIESLESQVSAMKVDLEKEHQKWRISQDNYERQVILQSETIQELTKTSQALGSLQQEASELRKVSDILKIENEELKSKWETEKKVLEDSKDRAEKKYNEINEQNKILHDQLEALHIKGAEKSLGGAQSSDTFDDAGLQNVVKYLRRSKEIAETEISLLKQEKLRLQSQLESALKSQETAQNLLRAERENSRSVHFTEEEFKALQLQVREMNLLRESNVQLREENKHNFEECIKLRQSTHNVRAEVENLESLLGERVNEVEACKREIEMLKKEKNELQIKVNEFVEKFRDMDPEEYGRMCADLQDLKVKVLEKDGNLEEVKKAVLEKQEVIVKLEQEIGKSKVELDERESRLNSIGETETFLKGEVERLKKNYFLLRRRNDIVVKEKEELLKKNQELSKDLAADSSQVKKSNVDSSSVEQAAVTREREEKDTRIQMLEKTVEKLREESREREEKDKRIQMLEKVIERLREDVRKGKDEVRMEKEKAKNQKSDKGIVDSSKLADDLEKHKQALKSLSEEIEKMNSGDSIDELAAACLLAVENFEQVANQVSGEYGLPVTTTTTESPPADSCAPPQAVPPPQNTIEESAKPASSDKAKVEPRKIARRLVRPRIVKPDPAKSKGDVDMSDSVATNSQQSLSVRKRPSEGQEGSQSNARETTGSDVAAPIVKKSRGSEPPPEAQNMTDAPESVIPEEAPPINVVDESQTLKEDMDTGREEEVETGEEQGVEDVQTESQNEIGEAEVSEDQPKEGEVAAGEVGSEPEEGEMVSDAVVGNQETGEGQLVERGRRSASPMPVEDDMAGGEDTLGEMEIGSPLLTMEETEDKNEEGEIEVEETTPESSMDNKVNNDANDEEAAVIDHVEKSTTTTSALTTETGGSTTEVKPEESAGTGTGTAETSNSTTINLNERARLRSLQRLAGTNTSPPPPAAARGRGRQAPRGRSVRGGRAAGRGGAGQNPASQGGM; translated from the exons ATGCCGTTGTTCTTGTCCGACGAAGAGTACGCTCGCTGCTCCCACGACCCTTCTTTGATTGCGCAGAAAGCCGACGCCTATATCAGAGAACTCTACAATCAACTCGAGACTGAAAAAGCTCAATACGATGCTTCCTCCATAACCGCCGAACAGACTTGTTCGATTCTCGAGCAAAAATATGTATCTCTGAAATCTGAATTTACTACGCTTCAATCGCAACACTCGCAGCTCAATTCTACTCTTGAAGAACGCGTCTCTGAGCTCGCTCAGCTTCAAGCGGATAAGCATCAAATCTATCTCCAATCT ATTGGCAAGGATGGTGAGATTGAAAGACTGTCATTAGAAGCTTCAGagcttcaaaaatccaaaagtcaGTTGCTGCAAATGATTGAGCATAAGGATCTAGAGATTAATGAGAAGAACAGTAGCATCAAGGGTTATCTTGACAAGATTGTTTCCTTGACTGACAATACTTCCTCTAAAGAATCACGCACCAGGGAACTTGAGGCTGAGCTGGCACGTGCTCACACTTCTTTAGCTCGATTAACTCAAGAGAAAGAATTAGTCGAAAGGCATAATGTTTGGCTTAATGATGAGTTGACCACTAAAGTCAACAATCTTTTGGAGCTCAGAAAGACACATAATGAACTAGAGGCAGACATGTCTTCTAAACTTGCAGAGTTGGAGAGAAACTACAATGACACGCGTACTTCATTGAAATGGAAAGATGACAGAGTAAAGGAGCTGGAATCAAAGCTGGAAGCTTTACAAGAAGAATTATGTTTGTCTAAGGATACAGCTGCGAGTACTGAAGAAAGATTGTCTGCTGAGCTGTCAACTGTAAACAAGCTTGTTGAACTTTACAAGGAGAATTCAGATGAATGGTCTAAAAAGGCAGGAGAGCTTGAAGGTGTTATCAAAGCTTTAGAGACACATGCAAATCAGGTTGAAAAGGATTACAAAGAAAAACTCGAAAAGGAAACATCTGCTAGAAAAGAGTTTGAAAGTGAAGTTTCAAATTTAAAAGCAAAACTTGAGAAGTTAGAAGCAGAATTGGAAAATTCCAGAAACTCAGATCAGTTTAATCTTCTTCAAATGACCACTTTCAACCCGAATTCATATAAAGACTCTATGGAGAATGACAATAATCTAATGATTGTTCCCAGTATTCCAGCTGGCATTTCAGGGACAGCATTAGCTGCTTCTCTTCTTCGTGATGGTTGGAGTTTAGTCAAAATGTATGAGAAATACCAAGAAGCTGTTGATGCTTTGAGACATGAACAATTGGGAAGAAAACAGGCGGAATCTATACTAAAAAGAGTATTGCATGAAATCGAAGAGAAAGCTGAGGTCATATTAGATGAAAGAGCTGAACACGAAAGAATGGTGGAAGCATATGATATGTTAAATGAAAAACTACAGCATTCTCTTTCTGAACAAACTTTACTTGAGAGAACACTACAGGAGCTGAAAGCTGAAATAAGAAGACATGAACGTGACTACAATTTAGCTCAAAAGGAGAACAAAGACCTTCAGAGAGAGGTGACTGTTTTGCTAAAGGAATGTCGTGACATACAGCTTCGTTGTAGTTCTGTTAATTACAATTCTGCCATTGAAGACACGAGTCAACTCGTTGACCAAGATGGTGACTCTGTTTTGTCTGAGAGGTTGTTGACTTTCAAGGATATAAACGGATTAGTTGAGCAGAATGTACAGCTTCGGGGGCTAGTTCGTCTTTTAACTGAACAGATTGAGAGTAAAGAAATGGAGTTAAAGGAGCAATTCGAGAAGGAGTTCCAAAAACATAATAAAGAAACAGCTTCTAAAGTTGATGCAGTTTTAGCTAGAGCAGAAGAACAAGCAGGAATGATTGAGTCACTTCATACTTCTGTTGCTATGTATAAAAAGCTATATGAAGAAGAACATAAACGCCATCTTTTACCCCTGGAATCTCCAGATACAACACACATGGAGAGAAGGAGCAATGTTACTCTCTTTTTAGAAGGTTCTAACGATGCTTCAAAAAGAGCACAAGATCGAGCTTATGAGAAAATTAAGGCTCTTGAAGAAGAGCTCTCAGTGTTAAGAGGCGAGATCATTACATTGAAATCACAACGTGACAAGTCAGCTTTAGAAGCAACTTTTGCACATGAGAAACTCGAAAGGTTCATGAAAGATTTTGAGCATCAGAGGGAAGAAACAAATGGGGTTTTAGCAAGAAATGTTGAGTTCTCACAGCTGATAATCGATTACCAAAGAAAGATTCGTGAAGCTTCCGAGTCTTTGCACACTGCTGAAGATTTATCCCGAAAACTAAACATGGAGGTTTCTGTTGTGAAGCGTGAGAAAGAAATTTTAATCAACTCTGAAAAGAGAGCATTTGAAGAGGTTCGTCAACTTTCTGAGAGAGTTCATCAGCTGCAGGCTACTTTGAATACTGTTCAAACTACTGAAGAAGTGAAAGAAGAAGCGAGAAGTGCTGAGCGTATGCGTGAGGGCGATTATGTCAAACGTACAGAAAGAGAATGGGCAGATGCTAAAAAGGAGCTTCAAGAAGAACGTGATAATGTCCGAAAGCTCACACTTGAACATGATTCAGCCATGAGAACAGCTAtgcaaagaattgaagaaatggggAAAGAATTGGCAAACGCGTTACATGCTGTTGCAGATGCTAATGCTAAAGCAGCTGCTGCAGAGGAACGATTATTGAAATTTGAGAAAACAAAGAGTTCTGAAGCAAATGACGAAAACGCCCCTACCCAGGAAGACGAGATGCGGGTTCTTAAGGAAGAGATTGAGAAGTTAAGAGTTGAAGCAAAAACCAACAAAGATCACATGCTGCAGTATAAGAGTATAGCACAGGTGAATGAGGCTGCATTGAAACAGATGGAAGCTTCACATGAGAATTTCAAAGTTGAAGCTGAAAAGTTGAAGAAGTCACTAGAAGAAGAAATTTTATCACTTAAAGAGGAGGTGAATCGGCTTCAAGAAGGGTATAATTTGAAAGCAAAAGAAGCAGCTTCTGCTTCTGTTTCACAGGAAGAAGCTCTTGTGAACACATTGTCAGAGATTTCCAAATTGAGAGATGAATGTACTGCTAAAAACCTGTGTATCGAGTCCTTAGAATCACAAGTGTCAGCCATGAAAGTTGATTTGGAGAAAGAGCATCAAAAATGGCGTATTTCTCAAGATAATTATGAACGCCAGGTCATACTTCAGTCTGAAACAATTCAGGAGTTAACAAAAACATCACAAGCATTGGGTTCCTTACAACAAGAAGCATCTGAGCTCCGTAAGGTTTCAGACATTCTCAAAATCGAAAACGAAGAGCTGAAAAGCAAGTGGGAGACAGAAAAGAAGGTTCTAGAAGATTCCAAAGATAGAGCCGAAAAGAAGTATAATGAAATCAACGAACAGAACAAGATTTTACACGATCAGCTCGAGGCCTTACACATTAAGGGAGCAGAAAAGAGTCTTGGTGGTGCTCAGTCTTCTGATACATTTGATGATGCGGGATTACAGAATGTGGTGAAGTATTTGAGGCGTTCGAAAGAGATTGCTGAAACTGAAATCTCTTTGTTGAAACAGGAAAAGCTTCGGTTACAATCACAGCTTGAAAGTGCTTTGAAGTCTCAAGAAACAGCTCAAAATTTGCTTCGTGCTGAGAGGGAGAATTCTAGATCAGTTCATTTCACAGAGGAGGAGTTCAAGGCGTTGCAGCTTCAAGTTAGAGAAATGAATTTGCTTCGTGAAAGTAACGTACAGCTTCGAGAAGAAAACAAACATAACTTTGAGGAATGTATCAAGTTACGTCAATCTACTCATAATGTGAGGGCTGAAGTTGAAAATTTGGAAAGCTTGCTTGGTGAGAGGGTGAATGAGGTGGAGGCTTGTAAGAGGGAGATAGAGATGCTTAAGAAGGAGAAAAACGAGTTGCAGATTAAAGTGAATGAGTTTGTTGAAAAATTCAGAGATATGGATCCTGAAGAATATGGTCGGATGTGTGCGGATTTGCAGGATTTGAAGGTGAAAGTGTTGGAGAAAGATGGAAACTTGGAGGAGGTTAAGAAAGCTGTTTTGGAGAAACAGGAGGTGATAGTGAAATTGGAACAGGAGATTGGTAAAAGTAAAGTGGAATTAGATGAACGGGAATCGAGGTTAAACAGCATAGGTGAAACCGAGACGTTTTTAAAAGGAGAAGTTGAGAGGCTGAAGAAAAATTATTTTCTGTTGAGACGTAGAAATGACATTGTTGTGAAGGAGAAGGAGGAATTattaaagaagaatcaagaactTTCTAAAGATTTAGCTGCTGATTCGAGCCAAGTGAAAAAGAGTAATGTGGATAGCAGTTCAGTTGAACAAGCAGCCGTGACTAGGGAAAGAGAAGAGAAAGATACGAGAATTCAGATGCTGGAGAAGACTGTTGAGAAGTTAAGAGAGGAGTcaagggagagagaagagaaagatAAACGGATACAGATGTTGGAGAAAGTTATCGAAAGGCTTAGAGAAGACGTGAGGAAAGGAAAAGACGAAGTTAGAATGGAGAAAGAGAAAGCAAAGAATCAAAAGAGTGACAAGGGAATTGTTGATTCATCAAAGCTGGCAGATGACTTGGAGAAACATAAACAGGCGTTAAAGAGCCTTTCGGAGGAAATCGAAAAGATGAATTCCGGCGACTCCATTGATGAACTTGCTGCAGCTTGTCTTCTTGCTGTTGAAAACTTCGAACAAGTCGCCAATCAAGTTTCCGGCGAGTATGGACTTccggtcaccaccaccaccaccgagtCACCGCCAGCCGACTCCTGTGCACCACCGCAAGCTGTCCCTCCACCTCAAAACACAATAGAAGAAAGTGCAAAACCAGCATCAAGCGATAAAGCAAAAGTGGAACCACGTAAAATTGCACGAAGGCTAGTTCGGCCTCGTATCGTAAAGCCTGATCCAGCGAAGTCAAAGGGCGATGTTGACATGTCAGATTCTGTTGCAACCAACTCACAACAGTCCTTGTCTGTACGCAAACGTCCTTCAGAGGGACAAGAAGGATCACAATCAAATGCGCGTGAGACCACCGGTTCCGATGTGGCAGCGCCAATTGTCAAGAAATCCAGAGGCTCAGAACCACCACCCGAGGCTCAAAACATGACAGATGCTCCCGAAAGTGTAATACCCGAAGAGGCTCCTCCGATCAATGTTGTAGACGAAAGTCAGACTTTAAAAGAAGATATGGATACAGGAAGGGAAGAGGAGGTTGAGACTGGTGAAGAACAGGGGGTTGAAGATGTTCAAACGGAATCACAGAATGAAATTGGTGAGGCGGAAGTTTCTGAGGATCAACCGAAGGAGGGTGAGGTGGCAGCAGGTGAAGTGGGAAGTGAGCCTGAAGAAGGTGAAATGGTGTCGGATGCTGTTGTCGGTAACCAAGAAACCGGGGAAGGT